The following coding sequences are from one Diadema setosum chromosome 9, eeDiaSeto1, whole genome shotgun sequence window:
- the LOC140232744 gene encoding uncharacterized protein, with product MELEKYVQLGKDCGLQGAELVEFARTERDKYLEEKRRDEKLERDERQVQREEITKQKRIELEIAQYRSVNVKGTNSVRSSLPSLPAFRADSDDLDAYLLRFERYAKQSQWPEECWAPALGNLLTGRALEVYSLLPANEADDYESLKDTLLRQFALTEEGFRKRFREARQKMGESFGQFATRITGYATRWVEMSGTSKSYEGLLELTVREQLLECCDRGLSVFIRERNPRSVKEMADIADRYRDAHGHGGSGKRARDDNKSRNQGNEASQAKKGGATSRDNQGCFVCGKQGHFASKCPDRKTDQSKLTSKQYVPKSKQTGATCVVGVCPTHDAHERGNICGTPSVKLMCGHELPLLSGGCNVGTDMPTCEGMLNGKRVKVLRDTGCNTVVVKRQLIEESQLTGEVQTCVLIDGTVRKVPLAKVEIDSPYFVGTTHALCMTNPIYDLIIGNVSGARQPGDEDIGWSGEDAREKPSADEMTTSGSEAESAEAESSKGTMQNGITTTSDSRDRPHTDESVKQLPTPLPTTNESAAVETRGMRKSKERPWKRLGSADQPTITATREEMIREQARDATLEKLRKLAEKGEAKAVGKGSEVRYFCRDNLLFREYRSPYVERGKTFTQLVVPQPYRSEVLRLAHDSPLAGHLQTKKTADRILAHFYWPGIHADVKRYCASCDSCQRTTPKGKIGKVPLTIPPLIDTCFRRVAVDLIGPLEPITERGNRYILTIIDLATRYPEAVALPRIEAERVAEALVEVFSRLGIPNEILSDNGTQFVSGVMKEAAQLLGVKQFHTTPYHPMANGACERFNGTLKQMLRRMCQERPRDWDRFLPALLFAYREVPHESLGFSPFELMYGRVVRGPMTVLKELWTKEIPEEETKTTYQYVIDLQNRLEQTCELAKEELSKASRKYKKHFDVKTKERRFECGDKVLLLLPTTRNKLQMQWRGPFEIVQRIARDDYRLLVNGKERTYHANLLKRYIGREDEKVDDLENENQGQLEANYVSVVDDQVDDDGSVPLSFPSIEASESVHDVKCSDELDEEKMKEVKSLLLEFSDVMTDVPGRTDIIEHAIELKTNEPIRSRPYPVPWSLKETIRQEVDTMLRMGVIERSTSPYASPVVLVKKKDGKNRFCVDYRKLNAKTVVDNEPIPNIEELMAEIGNAKFFTKIDLAKGYWQIPVVEEDRKKTAFVTPDGQYEFKVLPFGLVNAPAVFTRMMRALLEGLPHVVHYIDDILIYSSSWEEHLNDIRQVCLRLRQAHLTARPTKCHVACKSVEFLGHIVGQGKMKPTPEQIQKVMATTRPTTKKEVRAFLGLVGYYRKFIPNMSTIAAPLTDATKKNEPDKIRWDESHEQAFCTLRDRLVDFPILRLPDDDKEFVLRTDAPDVGLGAVLMQESEGKYFPISYASRKLLQRERVYPIVERECLALAWAVKKFSYFLYGRAFQLQTDHYPLAHLTHARMQNPRVMRWALALQAYQYRVQVIKGSENVGADYLSRCPTD from the coding sequence ATGGAATTAGAGAAGTACGTACAGTTAGGTAAAGATTGTGGACTGCAAGGTGCAGAACTAGTGGAgtttgcccgcactgaaagagaCAAGTATCTCGAAGAAAAGAGACGAGATGAAAAGttagaaagagatgaaagacAGGTACAGAGGGAAGAAATAACCAAGCAAAAGAGGATTGAGTTAGAAATAGCTCAATATAGGAGTGTCAATGTGAAGGGAACAAATAGTGTAAGGAGTAGCTTACCAAGCTTGCCGGCGTTTCGCGCTGACTCTGACGATTTGGACGCTTATCTGTTGCGCTTTGAGAGATATGCAAAACAAAGTCAGTGGCCAGAGGAATGCTGGGCTCCTGCATTGGGGAACCTTTTGACCGGGCGCGCTTTAGAAGTTTATTCTCTCTTACCGGCAAATGAAGCCGACGACTATGAAAGTCTGAAAGATACACTCTTGCGGCAGTTTGCGCTAACTGAAGAAGGCTTTCGCAAACGTTTTCGAGAGGCGCGGCAGAAAATGGGCGAATCATTTGGGCAATTTGCAACGCGCATAACCGGATATGCTACTAGATGGGTAGAGATGTCGGGTACAAGTAAGTCCTATGAAGGGCTACTAGAGCTAACGGTGCGTGAACAGCTGCTCGAATGTTGTGATCGTGGATTATCTGTTTTCATTCGTGAGAGAAACCCACGATCGGTGAAAGAGATGGCAGATATCGCAGATCGGTATCGGGACGCACACGGGCATGGCGGCTCCGGTAAACGCGCACGCGACGATAATAAGTCTCGTAACCAGGGCAACGAAGCAAGCCAAGCAAAGAAAGGGGGCGCTACGTCACGTGACAACCAGGGTTGCTTTGTCTGTGGGAAGCAAGGACATTTTGCTTCTAAGTGTCCAGACCGTAAAACTGACCAGTCGAAATTAACTAGCAAGCAGTATGTGCCAAAGTCAAAACAGACGGGGGCAACATGTGTGGTAGGAGTATGCCCTACTCATGATGCTCACGAGAGAGGGAATATTTGTGGCACACCTTCTGTTAAACTGATGTGTGGTCACGAGTTACCCCTTCTTAGTGGTGGGTGTAACGTAGGCACAGACATGCCGACATGTGAAGGTATGTTAAACGGTAAAAGAGTGAAGGTGCTGAGAGACACTGGTTGCAACACCGTAGTGGTGAAACGTCAACTGATAGAGGAATCACAGCTGACTGGTGAGGTTCAAACTTGTGTGCTCATAGATGGTACTGTGAGAAAAGTGCCATTAGCAAAAGTTGAAATCGATTCACCATACTTTGTTGGAACAACACATGCTTTATGTATGACGAATCCTATCTACGATCTAATCATAGGTAATGTTAGTGGTGCTAGGCAGCCTGGCGACGAGGACATCGGATGGAGCGGAGAGGATGCTAGGGAGAAGCCGTCAGCTGACGAGATGACGACCTCCGGTTCAGAGGCAGAGTCCGCGGAAGCAGAGTCTTCGAAAGGGACAATGCAGAACGGCATCACAACGACCTCCGACAGTCGTGATCGTCCCCACACTGACGAGAGTGTGAAGCAGTTACCAACACCCCTACCTACAACCAACGAAAGTGCAGCAGTAGAGACAAGAGGCATGAGGAAATCGAAGGAACGGCCTTGGAAGAGACTAGGATCAGCAGACCAGCCGACGATCACTGCAACCAGGGAGGAGATGATCAGAGAGCAGGCACGAGATGCTACACTGGAGAAACTTCGAAAGTTGGCGGAGAAAGGTGAGGCTAAGGCTGTAGGGAAAGGAAGTGAGGTCAGATATTTTTGTCGTGACAATCTTCTCTTCCGTGAATACAGGTCTCCCTACGTCGAGAGAGGAAAGACATTCACGCAGCTAGTGGTGCCCCAGCCGTATCGCAGTGAAGTACTCCGACTAGCTCACGACTCCCCTCTAGCAGGTCACCTGCAGACGAAGAAGACGGCTGACCGGATTCTCGCCCACTTCTATTGGCCAGGGATTCACGCCGATGTCAAGCGTTACTGTGCATCATGCGATTCATGTCAACGCACTACGCCAAAGGGTAAGATAGGGAAAGTACCCCTGACCATCCCCCCGTTGATTGATACATGTTTCCGTAGAGTGGCGGTCGATTTGATCGGACCACTTGAGCCGATCACCGAGAGAGGGAATCGATATATCTTGACGATAATCGATCTTGCAACTAGATACCCAGAGGCGGTAGCGTTACCACGAATCGAAGCAGAACGAGTAGCAGAGGCGTTAGTTGAAGTGTTCTCGAGGTTAGGCATTCCTAATGAGATACTCTCTGATAACGGCACTCAATTTGTTTCAGGTGTGATGAAAGAAGCAGCTCAACTCCTGGGAGTGAAACAATTTCACACGACACCATACCACCCGATGGCGAACGGCGCCTGCGAGAGATTCAACGGCACTTTGAAACAGATGCTGAGGAGGATGTGCCAGGAGCGACCTCGTGATTGGGACCGCTTCCTGCCAGCTCTTCTCTTTGCATATCGAGAGGTGCCTCACGAAAGCCTTGGCTTTTCTCCTTTCGAACTCATGTATGGCAGAGTGGTGAGAGGACCCATGACAGTACTGAAAGAACTGTGGACCAAGGAGATCCCTGAGGAGGAAACGAAGACTACGTACCAGTACGTCATCGACCTCCAAAACCGACTCGAACAGACGTGTGAACTCGCCAAAGAGGAGCTGTCCAAAGCATCAAGGAAGTACAAGAAACACTTTGACGTGAAGACGAAGGAGAGACGCTTCGAGTGCGGCGACAAAGTGCTACTCCTGTTACCGACGACGCGGAATAAGCTGCAAATGCAATGGCGAGGTCCGTTCGAAATCGTGCAACGAATTGCCAGAGACGATTACCGATTGCTAGTGAACGGTAAGGAAAGGACCTACCACGCCAATCTCCTGAAACGGTACATTGGGAGAGAAGACGAGAAAGTCGACGACCTCGAGAACGAAAACCAGGGACAACTGGAGGCGAACTACGTCAGTGTCGTGGACGACCAGGTAGATGATGACGGATCGGTGCCCCTCTCATTTCCCTCCATCGAAGCGTCGGAAAGCGTGCATGACGTGAAGTGCAGTGACGAGCTAGACGAGGAGAAGATGAAGGAGGTAAAATCCCTCTTGCTGGAGTTCTCGGATGTCATGACCGATGTCCCAGGACGGACCGACATCATCGAGCACGCCATCGAACTGAAAACGAACGAGCCGATACGTTCTCGCCCATACCCAGTCCCCTGGTCACTGAAGGAGACCATCAGACAGGAGGTCGACACCATGTTGAGGATGGGAGTGATCGAAAGGTCGACATCGCCATACGCATCCCCCGTGGTCCTTGTAAAGAAAAAGGACGGGAAGAATCGCTTCTGCGTCGACTATAGGAAGTTGAACGCCAAGACAGTTGTCGACAACGAACCAATCCCAAACATCGAAGAACTGATGGCAGAGATAGGAAATGCAAAGTTCTTCACTAAGATCGATTTGGCCAAGGGCTACTGGCAGATACCCGTGGTCGAAGAAGACCGGAAGAAGACCGCGTTTGTCACGCCAGACGGCCAGTACGAGTTCAAGGTACTACCATTCGGGCTAGTAAATGCCCCAGCAGTGTTCACTCGGATGATGAGAGCTCTGCTGGAAGGCCTGCCCCATGTCGTCCATTACATCGACGACATTCTGATCTACAGTTCCTCATGGGAGGAGCACCTGAACGACATCCGACAGGTCTGCCTCCGACTACGACAGGCTCACCTTACAGCGAGACCGACAAAGTGTCATGTCGCGTGTAAGTCCGTGGAGTTCTTAGGACACATCGTAGGACAAGGAAAGATGAAACCTACCCCAGAACAGATCCAGAAGGTGATGGCGACAACGCGACCGACAACCAAGAAGGAGGTGAGAGCATTCTTGGGGCTCGTGGGATATTATCGGAAGTTTATTCCGAACATGTCCACGATCGCTGCTCCCCTCACAGACGCGACGAAGAAGAATGAGCCTGACAAGATAAGATGGGACGAATCCCATGAGCAAGCATTTTGTACACTACGAGACAGACTAGTCGACTTCCCAATTCTAAGACTACCCGATGACGACAAGGAGTTCGTTCTACGGACCGATGCACCCGATGTGGGACTCGGCGCTGTGCTGATGCAGGAAAGCGAGGGGAAATACTTCCCCATCAGCTACGCTTCTCGAAAACTGCTGCAGCGCGAGCGAGTATACCCAATCGTAGAGCGCGAGTGTCTAGCTCTTGCGTGGGCGGTCAAAAAGTTCTCGTACTTTTTGTATGGCCGAGCATTCCAGCTGCAAACTGACCACTACCCGCTTGCTCATCTAACACACGCGCGAATGCAAAACCCAAGAGTCATGCGCTGGGCGCTTGCACTGCAGGCATATCAGTATCGTGTACAGGTAATCAAAGGCTCAGAGAATGTTGGGGCTGATTACCTCAGCAGATGCCCTACTGATTAG
- the LOC140232747 gene encoding calcium-activated chloride channel regulator 1-like, with amino-acid sequence MVATGSCEDRNEIHLQNGKYTNILVAIDSDVEEDDMLIEHIKDTFKTGSGILFNATHNRLYWGEIQILVPITWSRKPNVYETATYQSFGSANIRVVEGAARDPSVTNHAGCGEPGLDMTLTSGYLLQNVDTCSGKAMVREWGSLRWSLFPEHFTGSGNGEANQYQDPDTDYYEPTRCSHDLTGDMKDGNGRWCRANPQGKVDKDCVFTPDGGQTAIASLLFGSHCVDSIYQFCDRSQHNYEADNLQNYHCRRRSAWEVMESTDDFTSEDNFLDPSLVDTEPSFTILQQPIRRVVLVLDVSRSMAISNRIDKLIQSSAIFIRHYIPAGSHLGIVTFHTRAKVDANLTLVQDDDSSRDVLVNALPTGILWSTCIGCGIETALNILGDTTNGSYVLLVSDGIEKRSPSIRDTIPAIRGSGVVMDTIAVTDAADEQMEDLSSMTGGKPYFCIDGGSSACLTEAVLATVSERPELNLIPVPIQVDDDVGRRRGPVTLVLVWTVAWSVVATLRDCRSRGRSPDGRLSGVSSASRNEVRSTVYAPLLPRSWSS; translated from the exons ATGGTTGCCACGGGCTCGTGCGAAGACAGAAACGAAATTCATCTTCAGAATGGGAAATACACCAACATTCTCGTCGCCATTGATTCGGATGTTGAAGAAGACGACATGTTGATAGAACACATCAAG gaCACCTTTAAGACAGGCTCGGGGATTCTATTCAATGCGACCCACAACAGACTGTACTGGGGCGAGATCCAAATTCTCGTTCCCATCACATGGAGTCGAAAACCCAATGTCTACGAGACGGCCACGTATCAGTCGTTTGGGAGCGCTAACATCCGGGTCGTGGAGGGAGCTGCCAGGGACCCTTCGGTAACAAACCACGCCGGGTGCGGGGAGCCAGGGCTGGATATGACGCTTACATCCGGGTACCTTCTGCAGAACGTTGACACATGCAGTG GGAAAGCCATGGTACGGGAATGGGGGAGCCTGAGGTGGAGTCTCTTCCCCGAACATTTCACTGGCTCAGGTAATGGGGAGGCAAACCAGTACCAAGATCCGGATACAGACTACTATGAACCGACGAGGTGTTCGCATGATCTAACTGGCGATATGAAAGATGGGAACGGCAGGTGGTGTCGAGCGAATCCTCAGGGGAAAGTGGACAAGGACTGTGTATTCACCCCTGACGGTGGGCAAACGGCCATTGCGTCTCTTCTCTTTGGCTCGCATTGTGTAGACTCT ATCTACCAGTTTTGCGACCGATCACAACACAATTATGAGGCAGATAATCTACAGAACTATCACTGTAGACGAAGGAGTGCCTGGGAAGTGATGGAGTCTACTGATGACTTCACCAGTGAGGATAACTTCCTAGACCCCAGCCTGGTGGACACTGAACCTTCGTTCACCATCCTTCAACAACCTATCCGACGAGTGGTTCTTGTCCTAGATGTCAGTCGCAGTATGGCG ATATCAAACAGAATCGACAAGCTGATCCAGTCTTCGGCCATCTTTATTCGTCACTACATCCCCGCTGGCAGCCACCTTGGCATTGTGACATTTCATACGCGTGCCAAGGTCGACGCAAACCTTACTTTGGTCCAAGACGACGACAGCTCTCGAGATGTCCTTGTCAACGCGCTGCCCACGGGCATTTTATGGTCTACCTGCATCGGCTGCGGTATAGAGACCGCCCTGAAC ATACTTGGGGATACTACAAATGGTAGTTATGTACTTCTAGTGAGTGATGGTATAGAAAAACGGTCCCCGTCTATTAGGGACACCATCCCCGCAATTAGGGGGTCTGGTGTTGTGATGGACACCATTGCCGTCACCGACGCGGCCGATGAACAGATGGAGGATCTTTCATCCATGACAGGTGGGAAACCTTATTTCTGTATTGATGGAGGTAGCAGTGCTTGTCTTACCGAAGCCGTCCTAGCTACGGTGTCTGAACGACCAGAACTCAACCTCATCCCTGTTCCAATTCAG GTCGATGACGATGTCGGTCGACGACGGGGCCCCGTTACGCTGGTGCTGGTATGGACTGTCGCGTGGTCTGTCGTAGCAACTCTTCGCGATTGCCGTTCGCGTGGTCGCTCTCCCGACGGACGTCTTAGCGGTGTCTCCTCAGCATCCAGGAATGAAGTCCGGTCGACAGTCTATGCTCCCTTACTGCCTCGGAGCTGGTCGAGTTGA